The Rhodoferax sediminis genome has a segment encoding these proteins:
- a CDS encoding integrase catalytic domain-containing protein, which translates to MQFSLHSGLMLSHGDKAYELMRLVEDDVVLEETLTRRPKTMRRTDLLNGIWDKHWRILIDVPNSSPPEELADVGPRDLSTLVERDLQVVTRKMAYVEGIRKRKLRRGMRKKIQDLIPKIAKNIEDEKPPSASSVMDWCRDYEKSGNSPWALVDGNLRRRRHKRLKPRVEEVIRRVLKNEYFNLNRLTIRHAADMIARELTVLVKAGEVEEKDGKVSYSTVAKRVLDVDVYDRVRSREGADRARAVMRTTFKGSRSWYVLQRVEVDHTPLNWVVLDDRTSIPLGRPVLTVVVDSFSGYVLGFYISFYGPGVTSVCGVLRNAVMPKVGLCAGVELEHPWLAEGLGDEWALDNGLEFHSKVFKLISWTLGIDLMYCRVRTPWSKPKVERFFGNLNFLTLTKGRVHQSKANIPRYDPYSDACIYFSDLVRGLLMYVVDEYPFNPNERKLLRPYDQFAEGLERCPPVNYPGTWDDLRLVSGMSAELTVGPGGVELRGIPYGGGELLAMRKRTGERIKTLVKWDPDDINQISIRNPIDQSWITSFSRIPEYTLGLSWNQHLQIRKYAREKLKVSGAYDTLQATRLRMHEFWQNAIKLPTRHKIREFDAGVLSGVTSAKVLGQESNLRTQPGPKDAANSVHAAGLASSPIIVADDEFDIDVRAIPTFNTYNSRRGA; encoded by the coding sequence ATGCAATTTTCTTTGCACAGTGGATTGATGCTAAGCCATGGTGACAAGGCTTACGAACTGATGCGGCTCGTCGAGGACGACGTGGTGTTGGAGGAGACCTTGACGCGCCGTCCCAAGACAATGCGCAGAACTGACCTTCTAAATGGCATATGGGACAAGCACTGGCGAATACTGATCGATGTTCCCAATTCCAGCCCGCCTGAGGAACTTGCCGATGTTGGCCCGAGGGATCTGTCAACGCTGGTTGAGCGTGACCTTCAGGTGGTCACCCGGAAGATGGCCTACGTAGAGGGCATCAGAAAAAGGAAGCTCCGGCGCGGAATGCGCAAAAAAATCCAGGACCTCATTCCGAAGATCGCCAAGAATATCGAGGACGAGAAGCCGCCAAGCGCTTCCAGTGTGATGGACTGGTGCAGGGACTATGAAAAGTCGGGAAATTCGCCATGGGCTCTTGTCGACGGCAACCTGCGCCGCAGGCGTCATAAGCGTCTAAAGCCACGGGTCGAAGAAGTGATCCGGCGGGTTCTGAAAAATGAATATTTCAATCTCAATCGGCTGACGATCCGCCATGCGGCTGACATGATCGCGCGCGAGCTCACCGTGCTCGTGAAAGCCGGAGAAGTGGAGGAAAAGGACGGCAAGGTCAGCTACTCAACCGTGGCCAAGCGCGTTCTGGACGTCGACGTCTACGACAGGGTACGTTCGCGCGAAGGCGCCGATCGTGCCAGGGCTGTCATGCGCACCACGTTCAAGGGCTCGCGCAGTTGGTATGTCCTGCAGCGGGTAGAGGTGGATCACACCCCCCTCAATTGGGTTGTACTTGATGACAGGACATCGATACCGCTTGGTCGGCCTGTGCTCACTGTGGTCGTTGACTCTTTCAGCGGCTACGTGCTTGGCTTCTACATCAGCTTCTATGGCCCGGGCGTCACAAGCGTGTGCGGCGTACTTCGGAATGCAGTCATGCCCAAAGTCGGTCTTTGTGCAGGCGTCGAGTTGGAACACCCGTGGCTTGCTGAAGGGCTAGGGGACGAATGGGCTTTAGACAATGGATTGGAGTTTCACTCCAAGGTATTCAAGCTCATAAGTTGGACGTTGGGCATTGATTTGATGTACTGCCGCGTTCGTACCCCCTGGAGCAAGCCTAAGGTTGAGCGCTTCTTTGGGAACCTGAACTTTCTGACGCTAACCAAGGGTCGCGTACATCAATCAAAGGCAAATATTCCACGCTACGACCCGTACTCAGACGCCTGTATCTACTTCTCAGATCTAGTGCGTGGCCTACTGATGTACGTTGTCGATGAATATCCGTTCAATCCCAACGAGCGCAAGTTGCTGCGGCCTTATGACCAGTTCGCAGAAGGCCTGGAGCGTTGCCCGCCGGTCAACTATCCGGGGACATGGGACGACTTGCGACTGGTCTCAGGGATGTCGGCCGAACTCACCGTTGGTCCGGGCGGCGTTGAGTTGCGCGGGATTCCTTATGGAGGCGGGGAATTGCTGGCGATGCGCAAACGTACCGGCGAGCGCATCAAGACCTTAGTCAAGTGGGATCCCGACGATATAAACCAGATATCCATCCGGAACCCGATCGACCAGTCGTGGATCACGTCCTTCAGCCGTATTCCTGAATATACCCTTGGCCTGAGCTGGAACCAGCACTTGCAGATCCGCAAGTATGCTCGCGAAAAGCTCAAGGTCTCTGGCGCATATGACACGTTGCAGGCGACGCGCCTGCGGATGCATGAGTTTTGGCAAAACGCGATCAAACTGCCTACCAGACACAAGATCCGGGAGTTTGATGCTGGAGTGCTCTCGGGCGTTACTTCCGCCAAAGTGCTGGGGCAGGAATCCAATCTGAGGACTCAGCCGGGGCCTAAAGACGCAGCGAATTCTGTGCACGCGGCTGGTCTCGCCTCGTCACCAATCATCGTGGCAGACGACGAGTTTGATATCGACGTTCGCGCCATTCCCACTTTCAATACCTACAACTCCCGGAGGGGCGCATGA
- a CDS encoding TnsA endonuclease N-terminal domain-containing protein codes for MKPSNRKVVKRAPHRTVRVINQPHTLTAPVECESELERDFVRRATLFPWTKAVIHQPFVFELASQRRYTTDYLVELVSGQKIVVEVKHSHKVEEYRDTFDQAKCQAVEAGMTFLVSTEKQLQTGGINERVSMLMRYNKACFDGAKSAATVEAVDNCPQGIALAALREMTGVSLPHVLHLVARRRLVLPPPFNLAGDTLIHSIHKFLEGDHAIFFAQWIDAKPW; via the coding sequence ATGAAACCGTCAAATCGTAAGGTCGTGAAACGCGCGCCCCATCGCACCGTGCGCGTCATCAACCAACCCCATACCCTCACGGCACCCGTGGAGTGCGAGTCTGAGCTTGAGCGAGACTTCGTGCGTCGGGCCACACTGTTCCCCTGGACCAAAGCGGTTATTCACCAGCCGTTTGTGTTTGAACTGGCGAGCCAGCGGCGATACACCACCGACTACCTCGTCGAACTGGTAAGCGGCCAGAAAATCGTCGTGGAGGTGAAGCACAGCCACAAAGTCGAGGAATACCGGGACACATTTGACCAAGCTAAGTGTCAAGCAGTCGAGGCTGGCATGACATTTTTGGTCAGCACGGAAAAGCAACTGCAAACGGGAGGCATCAACGAGCGGGTGAGCATGCTCATGCGCTACAACAAGGCTTGTTTCGACGGCGCCAAATCCGCCGCGACCGTCGAGGCGGTGGACAACTGTCCTCAAGGCATCGCGCTAGCCGCCTTGCGCGAGATGACCGGCGTGAGCCTCCCCCATGTCCTTCACCTAGTTGCCCGCAGGAGGTTGGTCCTACCACCGCCTTTTAACCTTGCCGGCGACACCCTAATCCATTCCATTCACAAATTCCTGGAGGGCGATCATGCAATTTTCTTTGCACAGTGGATTGATGCTAAGCCATGGTGA
- a CDS encoding TniQ family protein: protein MSLTTPTSSEPLPVVISWRQGESAASYLLRATSRNQLSLAWLRHAAGVPEGGALRASDSPLLAWLTSTDKHRLMDAFAAPGRWNGRPSVVMNGQTILRSTAIRSTLKPQLCPLCVRETGYCQLIWEFAHITVCPVHHVNMVDFCAQCGRSLVWDRPAIDMCRCMRLIGLSNSQNVWAPESLLWQYNTYLANRLAGEGIWKWPGVPAWLDFLSLDGVFQIVRAFGARPGPFAKPMDHSTRKLTTARSQQICIRGLERLARLELDRDLSSEVQEGELVSLAKRSFRANDTDVATWLLSRLFGSGGVVKAFTPSLMAINPRQLDLF, encoded by the coding sequence ATGTCTTTGACAACCCCTACCTCTAGTGAACCTTTGCCCGTCGTCATTAGCTGGCGTCAAGGGGAGTCTGCGGCCAGCTACTTGCTCCGCGCCACGTCACGCAATCAGCTCTCCCTGGCTTGGTTGCGCCACGCCGCAGGAGTTCCCGAGGGGGGCGCGTTGCGCGCCTCGGATAGTCCATTATTGGCGTGGCTGACAAGTACTGACAAGCACCGACTGATGGACGCGTTCGCGGCACCGGGCAGATGGAACGGGCGGCCGAGCGTTGTGATGAATGGCCAAACAATCCTGCGCTCGACGGCGATTCGCTCAACATTGAAGCCACAACTTTGTCCGCTGTGCGTAAGAGAGACTGGCTACTGCCAGCTCATTTGGGAGTTCGCGCACATTACCGTCTGTCCAGTGCATCATGTCAACATGGTCGACTTCTGCGCGCAATGCGGGCGCTCCCTCGTGTGGGACAGGCCAGCGATCGATATGTGTCGGTGCATGCGACTGATCGGGCTCTCGAATTCCCAGAACGTCTGGGCGCCTGAATCCCTGCTGTGGCAATACAACACTTACTTGGCCAATCGGCTCGCGGGCGAGGGCATCTGGAAGTGGCCCGGTGTTCCGGCCTGGCTGGACTTTCTTTCCCTGGATGGAGTATTCCAAATTGTTCGGGCCTTTGGCGCCCGGCCGGGCCCGTTTGCTAAACCAATGGATCATTCCACTCGGAAGCTGACCACTGCACGGTCGCAGCAAATCTGCATCCGGGGTCTGGAGCGCTTGGCGCGGTTGGAACTGGACAGGGATTTGAGCTCTGAAGTACAAGAGGGCGAGTTGGTGTCGCTGGCCAAACGAAGCTTTCGCGCTAACGATACCGATGTTGCCACCTGGCTGCTCTCGCGCCTTTTTGGGAGCGGTGGCGTCGTGAAAGCGTTTACCCCGTCCCTTATGGCTATCAATCCGCGGCAACTGGACCTGTTTTGA
- a CDS encoding TniB family NTP-binding protein, with product MSLDTTSIHDNLLEEYVHLDLDGEDDFEVLKRRLATYSSEAIWKGRDIDAVYVQSSIAEMVTAALDRQFQLSGQFSQPIGSMIIGPTGSGKTTLGQRFVETQPGLTLYERGYGAVQIRLSRRPTAGQIVGSILAAYKYPLKSSARRVYSRLGVAMEAMQQRGTRMLFIDEAHHLVHQMRRESIGDEETEATDVLRAIMDESRTGIVLLGRAGLKDLSKVDAALADRILQVFELKYFEPNLQWLSFVKSFADAGARTFGLEKLLEKGEPKRLHLVTNGNMRRFKRMVTEAVMIAVDAKRMSLSIEDLALAFTRVFGADHVFDNPYL from the coding sequence ATGAGTCTCGATACCACATCGATTCACGATAATTTGCTGGAAGAATATGTACATCTCGACCTCGATGGAGAGGATGACTTCGAGGTGCTCAAGCGCCGACTCGCTACATACTCTTCCGAGGCGATCTGGAAGGGGCGAGACATTGATGCCGTCTATGTGCAGTCTTCAATCGCCGAAATGGTAACGGCCGCATTGGACCGTCAGTTTCAGTTGTCGGGGCAATTTTCGCAGCCAATTGGCAGCATGATCATCGGGCCGACCGGCTCGGGGAAAACCACCTTGGGCCAGAGATTTGTCGAGACTCAACCGGGCTTGACTCTCTATGAGCGCGGCTATGGCGCCGTTCAGATCCGGCTTTCCCGGCGGCCCACTGCCGGCCAGATTGTTGGATCCATTTTGGCTGCCTACAAGTACCCATTGAAGTCCTCTGCGCGTCGGGTCTACAGCCGCCTTGGCGTTGCCATGGAGGCGATGCAACAAAGGGGAACCAGAATGCTTTTTATCGACGAGGCTCATCACCTAGTTCATCAAATGAGGCGCGAATCCATCGGCGATGAGGAAACCGAAGCTACTGACGTACTGCGCGCAATAATGGACGAGAGTCGCACTGGAATTGTCCTTTTGGGGCGAGCGGGTTTGAAAGACTTGTCGAAGGTAGATGCGGCACTCGCTGATCGCATCTTGCAGGTTTTTGAGCTCAAGTATTTTGAGCCCAACTTGCAGTGGCTGTCGTTCGTTAAGTCATTCGCAGATGCAGGGGCCAGAACGTTTGGGCTGGAAAAATTGCTGGAAAAGGGGGAGCCGAAGCGTTTGCATCTTGTTACCAATGGAAACATGCGGCGGTTCAAACGGATGGTGACTGAGGCGGTGATGATCGCTGTTGATGCCAAGCGAATGTCTCTTTCGATTGAGGACTTGGCGCTGGCGTTTACCCGCGTCTTTGGGGCTGATCATGTCTTTGACAACCCCTACCTCTAG
- a CDS encoding TniQ family protein, which translates to MSTTEQALFGCPAPFLDEAPVSWICRLALSQASTPEEITKLLGLGGKRDLDVKFSRLSMDWVSDLCGLDRGCFAASHAVLTSYDRVYRQAPEMLLSMEGVPRFRYCPVCLGGQLTAYFPVQWKFATWSYCPAHGCFMENHCERCLAPLVLPRDLGEIVANNREYLSLRNCGRCGNDMSKREPCLVAEFIPMLADWEQMLMTNGRASISAFYHGYLTIKGWRGKRNIKEVLKLRDKGALHFHGYRLDADVVRRRQQTPRAVNTFRSISHPMVRTDL; encoded by the coding sequence ATGAGCACTACAGAGCAAGCACTGTTTGGGTGCCCGGCTCCATTTCTTGATGAGGCCCCCGTTTCCTGGATATGCAGGCTGGCGTTGTCGCAAGCATCAACGCCCGAAGAGATCACGAAATTGCTCGGACTCGGCGGCAAACGCGATCTTGATGTCAAATTCTCACGCCTGAGTATGGACTGGGTATCGGATCTTTGCGGCCTCGATAGAGGTTGCTTTGCCGCCTCACATGCGGTCCTTACTTCTTACGATCGCGTATATCGGCAGGCGCCGGAAATGCTGCTGTCTATGGAAGGAGTGCCACGCTTTCGCTATTGTCCTGTTTGCCTTGGCGGTCAGCTGACGGCTTACTTTCCGGTTCAATGGAAATTCGCGACGTGGAGTTATTGCCCCGCGCACGGGTGCTTCATGGAAAATCACTGCGAAAGGTGTCTCGCTCCTCTCGTCTTACCAAGGGATCTTGGAGAAATTGTGGCTAACAATAGAGAATATCTGAGCCTTCGAAACTGTGGACGATGTGGGAACGACATGAGCAAGCGTGAGCCATGTTTGGTGGCCGAATTCATTCCGATGCTGGCCGACTGGGAGCAGATGTTAATGACAAACGGCCGAGCATCAATATCAGCTTTCTATCACGGATATTTGACGATCAAGGGCTGGCGGGGAAAGCGCAATATCAAAGAGGTACTGAAGCTGAGGGACAAGGGCGCACTTCACTTTCATGGCTATCGGCTTGACGCGGACGTAGTGCGAAGACGCCAGCAAACGCCACGCGCTGTAAACACATTCAGATCAATTTCG